The following proteins are co-located in the Blochmannia endosymbiont of Camponotus sp. genome:
- the tsf gene encoding translation elongation factor Ts — MKEKMININSDLIKKLRKRTSIGVVECKQALIKANGDLELAIDNMRKSGLKTACKKSGHTTSSGLIAVEITPNKQYGVMIEINCETDFVAKDSTFQAFAKTVIITALNEKINNLNILQTKFEEQRANLIAKVGENINIRRFVVLTGDFLGCYVHGSKIGVIVAASENATSDLIKHISMHIAARSPKYINVTDVPTNVMSRENHIQMDIAMRSGKSYKISEKITEGRMNKFINDIVLIKQNFIMDINKTVEELLIEYHIKINNFARFELGEDM; from the coding sequence ATGAAAGAAAAAATGATTAATATTAATAGTGATTTAATTAAAAAATTACGTAAACGTACTAGCATTGGTGTCGTAGAATGTAAGCAAGCTTTGATTAAAGCCAATGGAGATCTTGAATTAGCTATAGATAACATGAGGAAATCCGGTTTAAAAACTGCTTGTAAAAAATCTGGACACACCACATCATCAGGTTTAATTGCAGTAGAAATAACACCCAATAAGCAATATGGTGTTATGATAGAAATAAATTGTGAAACTGATTTCGTAGCTAAAGATAGTACTTTTCAAGCGTTCGCTAAAACTGTTATTATTACGGCATTAAATGAAAAGATTAATAATCTTAATATACTACAAACTAAATTTGAAGAGCAGCGGGCTAATTTAATTGCAAAAGTTGGAGAAAATATAAACATTCGCAGGTTTGTTGTGTTGACAGGTGATTTTTTAGGGTGTTATGTACACGGATCCAAAATCGGGGTAATAGTTGCTGCTAGCGAAAATGCAACTTCAGATTTAATAAAACATATTTCCATGCACATTGCAGCTAGAAGTCCTAAATATATTAATGTAACTGATGTTCCTACAAATGTAATGAGCCGTGAGAATCATATTCAAATGGATATTGCTATGAGATCTGGAAAATCATACAAAATTTCAGAAAAAATAACCGAAGGACGTATGAATAAATTTATCAATGACATTGTATTAATAAAACAAAACTTCATAATGGATATTAACAAAACAGTGGAAGAATTATTGATTGAGTATCATATAAAAATTAATAATTTTGCTCGCTTTGAATTAGGTGAGGATATGTAA
- the frr gene encoding ribosome recycling factor — protein MINKIDNIQEDLEIHMKKCIKNFKTNINNIHIGRISPNILNNIRVDYYGISTPLSQVANAIAEDSRTLAITVFDHQLIKSTEKAIFMSDLELIPISYGNTIRVTLPALTEERRHNLIKMVRTEAEKSKIAVRSVRRIANDKTKILLKNKKINEDEEHFFQNEIQKLTNIWIKEIDIILMKKESELMKF, from the coding sequence GTGATTAATAAAATTGATAATATTCAAGAAGATTTAGAAATACATATGAAAAAATGTATTAAAAACTTTAAAACAAATATCAACAATATTCATATAGGACGTATTTCTCCAAATATATTAAATAACATCCGAGTAGACTACTATGGAATATCCACTCCGTTATCTCAAGTAGCAAATGCCATAGCGGAAGATTCACGTACTTTAGCTATTACAGTTTTTGACCATCAGTTGATCAAATCAACTGAAAAAGCTATTTTTATGTCTGATTTAGAATTAATTCCTATTTCTTATGGCAATACTATTCGAGTAACATTACCTGCATTAACTGAAGAACGTCGTCATAATTTAATAAAAATGGTACGCACTGAAGCAGAAAAAAGTAAAATAGCTGTAAGAAGTGTGCGGCGTATTGCTAATGATAAAACCAAAATTTTACTTAAAAACAAAAAAATTAATGAAGACGAAGAACATTTTTTTCAAAATGAAATTCAAAAGTTAACTAATATTTGGATTAAAGAAATTGATATTATTCTTATGAAAAAAGAATCAGAATTAATGAAATTTTAA
- a CDS encoding phosphatidate cytidylyltransferase produces the protein MLKTRLISTFILIPITILMVFLLPIIPFSIAVFIICLISAWEWGKMHHFSDYIHRIWICAIFGSLCITMIVIISKNYSYSNNWHIFWYIFGSISIVWWVLAFSLILSYPDSAIFWKNSNVLRFFFGILTILPFFWGILTLRQFHHINDNIVGTWCLLHIVILIWINDSSAYFIGKTLGRHKLLEKVSPKKTWEGFIGGILISTGISWLFSKYMPIKVIHPSLIFIYSIIAIIVSTIGDLTESMFKREAGIKDSGSFIPGHGGILDRIDSLFAAVPIFVYLILLSLY, from the coding sequence GTGTTAAAAACCCGTTTAATTAGCACGTTTATCCTGATTCCTATCACCATTTTGATGGTGTTTTTATTGCCCATTATACCATTTTCGATTGCTGTATTTATCATTTGTTTAATTAGTGCGTGGGAATGGGGGAAAATGCATCATTTTTCTGATTATATACACCGAATATGGATATGCGCTATATTTGGATCATTGTGTATTACAATGATAGTTATAATATCAAAAAACTATTCATATTCCAATAATTGGCATATTTTTTGGTATATTTTCGGCAGCATTAGTATAGTATGGTGGGTACTAGCGTTTTCATTAATATTATCTTACCCTGATTCTGCTATTTTCTGGAAAAACTCTAATGTACTACGTTTTTTTTTCGGAATATTAACAATATTACCATTTTTTTGGGGGATATTAACGTTGCGTCAATTTCATCATATCAACGATAACATCGTCGGGACATGGTGCTTACTGCATATTGTAATATTAATTTGGATTAATGATTCAAGTGCATATTTTATCGGTAAAACATTAGGGCGGCATAAATTATTAGAAAAAGTATCTCCTAAAAAAACTTGGGAAGGATTTATTGGAGGCATATTAATTTCAACGGGAATTTCCTGGTTATTTAGTAAATATATGCCAATCAAGGTGATACATCCATCTCTTATATTTATTTACTCTATCATCGCAATTATAGTTTCTACAATAGGAGATTTAACTGAAAGTATGTTTAAGAGAGAAGCTGGCATTAAAGATAGCGGAAGTTTCATTCCTGGACATGGGGGAATTTTAGATCGTATAGACAGCTTATTTGCTGCAGTGCCTATTTTTGTTTACCTAATATTATTAAGTCTGTATTAA
- the uppS gene encoding polyprenyl diphosphate synthase yields the protein MILSQHDQDLSTLSSNLLPRHVAIIMDGNGRWARTRGKLRIVGHQAGFNAVRRAVHFAVNYRFDALTLYAFSSENWKRPDKEIDSLMQLFSHALNNEIDVLHKNNIKLRIIGDINRFSVELQKNIHRSEKLTSNNSGLTLNIAANYGGRWDIIQGVKQLATQVQQGMLTPNQIDEDALCKCICMNELAPVDLVIRTGGEHRISNFLLWQIAYAELFFTDVLWPDFNDVIFKRALNTFMKRERRFGNSASI from the coding sequence GTGATATTATCTCAACATGATCAAGATCTTAGCACTCTTTCATCTAATTTATTACCGCGCCATGTTGCTATCATCATGGATGGTAATGGGCGTTGGGCAAGAACACGAGGAAAATTACGTATTGTTGGGCATCAGGCTGGATTTAATGCGGTCCGGCGTGCTGTTCATTTCGCTGTTAATTATAGGTTCGACGCATTAACTTTATATGCATTTAGCAGTGAAAACTGGAAACGTCCTGACAAAGAGATTGATTCTTTAATGCAATTGTTTTCTCATGCTTTAAATAATGAAATAGATGTTCTACATAAGAATAATATCAAGCTAAGAATCATAGGGGATATTAATCGATTTTCCGTTGAATTACAAAAAAATATACACCGTTCTGAAAAATTAACTTCTAACAATAGTGGGCTTACGCTTAATATTGCTGCAAATTATGGAGGACGATGGGATATTATCCAAGGAGTAAAACAACTTGCTACGCAAGTGCAGCAAGGAATGTTAACACCTAATCAAATTGACGAAGATGCTTTATGTAAATGTATCTGTATGAATGAATTAGCTCCAGTAGATTTGGTGATTCGAACAGGAGGTGAACATCGTATTAGTAATTTTTTGCTTTGGCAAATAGCATATGCTGAATTATTTTTTACAGATGTATTGTGGCCTGATTTTAATGACGTCATATTTAAAAGAGCGCTAAATACTTTTATGAAACGAGAGCGCCGATTTGGAAACAGTGCATCTATTTAA
- the map gene encoding type I methionyl aminopeptidase, with the protein MKIIIKTLADIAKMRISGKLAAEVLEMIEAYVQPGISTGELDTICHDYITQIQHAVSAPLGYHGFPKSICTSINEVVCHGIPNNSHKLKEGDIINIDIAVIKDGLYADTSRMFIAGRPTKLGYRLCKITQESLYLAIRMIKPGIRLKKVGQTIQRFVENQNFSIVREYCGHGIGKFFHEAPHVLHYDADDKGVILKSGMTLTIEPMVNAGTRHIYTENDGWTVKTKDHNLSAQYEHTIVVTENGCEVLTLRSDESLSSII; encoded by the coding sequence ATGAAAATTATTATTAAAACTCTTGCAGATATAGCAAAAATGCGCATCTCTGGGAAGTTAGCCGCAGAAGTGTTAGAAATGATTGAAGCTTACGTACAACCTGGTATTAGTACTGGAGAATTGGATACTATTTGCCATGATTATATTACACAAATACAACATGCTGTTTCTGCTCCTCTTGGTTATCACGGATTTCCTAAGTCTATTTGCACCTCAATTAATGAAGTGGTGTGTCATGGTATTCCAAATAATTCGCATAAATTAAAAGAAGGCGATATTATAAATATTGATATTGCAGTAATTAAAGACGGATTATATGCTGACACTTCTAGAATGTTTATTGCTGGTCGACCTACAAAGTTGGGGTATCGATTATGTAAAATCACTCAGGAAAGTCTTTATTTAGCAATTCGTATGATTAAACCAGGTATACGTTTAAAAAAAGTAGGTCAAACCATTCAAAGATTTGTTGAAAATCAGAATTTTTCAATAGTGAGAGAATATTGTGGGCATGGAATTGGAAAATTTTTTCATGAAGCTCCTCATGTGTTGCATTATGATGCTGATGATAAAGGTGTGATATTAAAATCAGGCATGACATTAACAATAGAACCCATGGTGAATGCAGGTACTCGCCATATTTATACTGAAAATGACGGATGGACAGTAAAAACAAAAGATCATAATTTGTCAGCGCAATATGAGCACACTATTGTTGTTACAGAAAATGGGTGTGAAGTGTTAACATTACGTTCCGATGAGTCATTATCATCAATTATTTAA
- the dapD gene encoding 2,3,4,5-tetrahydropyridine-2,6-dicarboxylate N-succinyltransferase: MNQLRKIIESAFDTKEYISKNNIDFTVKNAIREIMDSLDNGTLRISEKINGTWITHQWLKKAIMLAFHAMDNQLITWGDGVFFDKFPMKFSGWDHARFENKKLRIIPPATVRYGAYIADNTVIMPSYINLGAYIDVGTMIDTWATVGSCAQIGKYVHLSGGVGIGGVLEPIQTNPTIIEDNCFIGSRSEIVEGVIVEKGAVISMGVFIGQSTKIYDRDSGNIYYGRVPAGAVVIPGSLPSKDGRVNTYCAVIVKTVDSKTRNKVKINDLLRDI; encoded by the coding sequence ATGAATCAGTTGCGAAAAATAATAGAAAGTGCTTTTGACACAAAAGAATATATTTCAAAAAATAACATTGATTTTACCGTCAAAAATGCTATTCGAGAAATCATGGATAGCTTAGATAATGGGACGTTGCGTATATCAGAAAAAATCAATGGTACATGGATTACACATCAATGGCTAAAAAAAGCAATTATGCTCGCATTTCATGCTATGGACAATCAGTTAATAACTTGGGGGGATGGTGTTTTTTTTGATAAATTTCCTATGAAATTTTCCGGATGGGATCATGCGCGTTTTGAAAATAAAAAATTGCGTATAATTCCACCAGCTACCGTACGCTACGGGGCTTATATTGCTGATAACACAGTAATCATGCCTTCCTACATCAATCTTGGTGCCTATATTGATGTAGGAACAATGATTGATACCTGGGCTACAGTTGGATCTTGTGCTCAGATTGGAAAATATGTGCATTTATCTGGAGGCGTAGGAATTGGGGGAGTCTTAGAGCCCATTCAAACTAATCCAACTATCATTGAAGATAATTGTTTCATTGGATCTCGTTCTGAAATTGTAGAAGGGGTAATCGTTGAAAAAGGTGCAGTAATCTCTATGGGGGTGTTTATAGGTCAAAGCACTAAAATATATGATCGTGATAGCGGAAATATATACTATGGACGTGTGCCTGCTGGCGCAGTTGTAATTCCCGGCAGTCTGCCTTCTAAAGATGGTCGTGTTAATACTTATTGCGCTGTAATTGTAAAAACAGTCGATTCTAAAACTAGAAATAAAGTTAAAATAAATGATTTATTACGTGATATATAA
- the ispC gene encoding 1-deoxy-D-xylulose-5-phosphate reductoisomerase, with the protein MQSLTILGSTGSIGKATLSVIQQHPDKFFVHALVAKNNVAVMTEQCVTMCPKYACMISEDAARILKKNLIAAGKYNIEVLSGVMHACELASTDDVDMVMSAIVGIAGLKPTFSALRSGKKILLANKETLVTCGQLFMKEAKRYRACILPIDSEHNAIFQNLPEICQKNLGNTSLSECGISRIVLTASGGIFFKTPQEQLTEITPEQACAHPNWAMGRKISVDSATMMNKGLEYIEARHLFNAKPSEIEILLHPQSIVHAMVYYSDGNILAHLAHPDMKIPIAYAMAYPNRIGLKISSNIDIYYLNKLYFDQLDNHSYPCFQLAIDADNCSQSATIVLNAANEIAVEAFLHKMIAFTAIPDVIRRVLDAINLNDPNDIDDVLYIDQKAREKAISICIT; encoded by the coding sequence ATGCAATCTTTAACAATTCTAGGTAGTACTGGATCTATTGGAAAAGCTACCCTATCTGTAATACAACAACACCCCGATAAGTTCTTTGTGCACGCATTAGTCGCTAAAAACAACGTTGCTGTCATGACAGAACAGTGCGTAACGATGTGCCCTAAATATGCATGTATGATATCTGAAGATGCAGCGCGAATATTGAAAAAAAATTTAATCGCCGCTGGAAAATATAATATTGAAGTATTATCTGGAGTAATGCATGCCTGTGAATTAGCATCAACTGATGATGTGGATATGGTGATGTCTGCTATAGTTGGAATTGCTGGATTAAAGCCTACTTTTTCCGCGTTACGCTCGGGTAAAAAAATATTGTTGGCAAATAAAGAAACTTTAGTTACTTGCGGACAACTGTTTATGAAAGAAGCCAAGCGATACCGTGCCTGTATACTGCCTATAGATAGTGAACATAACGCAATTTTTCAAAATCTACCAGAGATATGTCAGAAAAATTTAGGAAATACATCGTTATCTGAATGCGGTATATCTCGTATTGTACTAACTGCATCTGGCGGAATTTTCTTCAAAACGCCACAAGAACAATTAACCGAAATAACACCAGAACAAGCTTGCGCGCATCCTAATTGGGCTATGGGGCGTAAGATATCGGTAGATTCTGCTACTATGATGAATAAAGGATTAGAATATATTGAAGCACGTCATTTATTCAATGCTAAACCGAGTGAAATAGAAATTTTATTACATCCTCAGTCTATTGTCCATGCTATGGTATATTATTCAGACGGAAATATATTGGCGCATTTAGCGCATCCAGATATGAAAATTCCTATTGCGTACGCAATGGCTTATCCCAATAGAATAGGATTAAAAATCTCATCCAATATAGACATATATTATCTTAACAAATTATATTTTGATCAATTAGATAATCACAGTTATCCTTGCTTCCAATTAGCAATAGATGCTGATAATTGTAGTCAATCGGCTACTATTGTTCTAAACGCAGCAAATGAAATCGCCGTAGAAGCGTTTTTACATAAAATGATTGCTTTCACTGCAATTCCTGACGTCATTCGTCGTGTACTTGATGCAATAAATTTAAATGATCCTAATGATATAGATGATGTTTTATATATTGATCAAAAAGCTCGTGAGAAAGCAATATCTATATGTATCACATAA
- the pyrH gene encoding UMP kinase: MVTHTKPIYRRIVLKMSGEALQGTEGFGIDTTVLNRMVTEVKELVKIGIQIGIVMGGGNLFRGAELVKSGMNRIVGDHIGMLATIMNGLAMRSALNHAYVHSHLMSAIPLNGVCDHYNWMKAINLLSNNWVVIFAAGTGNPLFTTDSAACLRGIEIKADVVLKATKVDGVFSTDPIQHPDATLYEQLSYQDVLERELKVMDLTAFTLAREHNLPIRIFNINKLGALKRIIMGYKEGTLITK, translated from the coding sequence ATGGTAACTCACACGAAACCAATTTACCGGCGTATCGTGCTTAAAATGAGCGGAGAAGCTCTACAAGGCACCGAAGGTTTTGGAATCGATACTACTGTATTAAACCGAATGGTTACAGAAGTTAAAGAATTAGTTAAAATAGGTATTCAAATAGGTATAGTTATGGGAGGTGGCAACTTGTTTCGTGGCGCTGAATTAGTTAAATCTGGTATGAATCGTATAGTAGGAGACCATATAGGAATGTTAGCTACTATAATGAATGGATTAGCTATGAGAAGCGCGTTAAATCATGCTTATGTTCATTCCCATTTAATGTCAGCTATTCCATTAAATGGGGTATGCGATCATTATAATTGGATGAAAGCTATTAACTTACTGTCTAATAATTGGGTGGTAATTTTTGCAGCTGGAACTGGGAATCCTTTATTCACTACTGATTCTGCTGCCTGTTTACGTGGTATTGAAATTAAAGCAGATGTAGTACTTAAAGCAACTAAAGTAGATGGTGTATTTTCTACTGATCCAATTCAGCACCCTGATGCTACGCTATATGAACAATTGAGTTATCAGGATGTATTGGAGCGCGAATTAAAAGTTATGGATTTGACAGCATTTACATTAGCACGAGAACACAATTTACCCATACGTATATTTAATATAAATAAACTTGGGGCGTTAAAAAGAATAATAATGGGGTATAAAGAAGGAACTTTAATAACCAAATAA
- the rpsB gene encoding 30S ribosomal protein S2, translating into MENISIRDMLQAGVHFGHQTRYWNPKMKPFIFGVRNKIHIIDLETTSVMFKQALIELNKIAALKGKILFVGTKRAASESVKKTALACNQFFVNHRWLGGMLTNWKTVRQSIKRLKDLEIQSQDGTFKKLTKKEALILNRELINLENSLGGIKNMGGLPDAIFAVGATHEHIAIKEANSLGIPVFAIVDTNSNPDGIDFVIPGNDDAVRAINLYLNIISNMIHINAFNT; encoded by the coding sequence ATGGAAAACATTTCTATACGTGATATGCTTCAAGCCGGTGTTCATTTTGGTCACCAAACCCGTTATTGGAACCCCAAAATGAAACCTTTTATTTTCGGGGTTCGTAATAAAATACATATTATCGACTTAGAAACAACTAGTGTAATGTTCAAACAAGCTTTAATTGAGCTGAATAAAATTGCTGCGCTCAAGGGTAAAATTTTATTTGTAGGCACCAAACGTGCAGCTAGTGAATCAGTAAAAAAAACAGCACTGGCTTGTAATCAATTTTTTGTTAATCATCGTTGGTTAGGTGGAATGTTAACCAATTGGAAAACAGTACGCCAATCTATAAAACGTTTAAAAGATTTAGAAATTCAATCTCAGGACGGCACTTTTAAGAAATTAACTAAAAAAGAAGCATTGATCTTGAATCGAGAACTTATTAATCTAGAAAATAGTTTAGGAGGTATCAAAAATATGGGCGGGCTTCCAGACGCAATTTTTGCTGTTGGCGCAACACACGAACATATTGCTATAAAAGAAGCAAATAGCTTAGGGATTCCAGTCTTTGCGATAGTTGACACCAACTCTAACCCAGATGGAATAGATTTCGTCATTCCAGGGAACGATGATGCTGTACGTGCGATTAACCTATATTTAAATATAATATCTAATATGATACATATAAATGCGTTCAATACTTAA